In Ananas comosus cultivar F153 linkage group 10, ASM154086v1, whole genome shotgun sequence, the following proteins share a genomic window:
- the LOC109716207 gene encoding uncharacterized protein LOC109716207 — protein MRRCSPRRPFDFSAFVVVPLCLLSPCCLSRPTPRLPSPVLSAFSRPVACPVRRPVWEVALCRRSCGPRLFLHHTFSAVRPGVASSYGWRFGRLWFRRFFLEMWKLGRT, from the exons ATGCGACGTTGCTCTCCTCGCCGTCCTTTCGACTTCTCCGCCTTCGTGGTGGTGCCTCTCTGTCTTCTCTCGCCTTGTTGCCTGTCCCGTCCGACACCCCGTCTGCCTTCTCCCGTACTCTCCGCCTTTTCTCGCCCTGTTGCCTGTCCCGTCCGCCGTCCCGTCTGGGAGGTGGCGTTGTGCCGTCGGTCGTGTGGGCCGCGACTTTTCCTCCACCACACGTTCTCGGCTGTACGGCCCGGCGTGGCTTCTTCCTACGGTTGGAG GTTTGGGCGTCTGTGGTTCCGAAG GTTCTTCTTGGAGATGTGGAAACTGGGAA GGACATAG
- the LOC109716178 gene encoding uncharacterized protein LOC109716178 codes for MAPVVFPICFRELLRDVCQKYSLSMPMYGVPVENEKGAIRVYGEVELVRGDTVTEAVRCWSAPCANVDESEEDAARRCVGKLHDEFSFDVRDFNLEDKKCFEDLYGRLSIENEIVKKKYKRVKKDYRLLWGYYNDLLTEKKWYVTERIGLKKMIVACGDLLDRPNAVALDQNGNADDSEEDPVAPPGYGTFRS; via the coding sequence ATGGCGCCGGTAGTTTTTCCAATTTGTTTTCGTGAATTGCTCCGTGATGTATGCCAAAAATATTCTCTATCGATGCCGATGTATGGTGTCCCGGTTGAGAATGAAAAAGGTGCAATAAGAGTTTATGGTGAGGTCGAGTTAGTTAGAGGAGATACTGTGACAGAAGCTGTGAGATGTTGGAGTGCGCCGTGTGCTAATGTTGATGAGAGTGAAGAAGATGCAGCACGACGATGTGTCGGAAAGCTCCATGATGAGTTTAGCTTTGATGTTAGGGATTTCAATTTAGAAGATAAGAAATGTTTTGAAGATTTGTATGGGCGACTTTCAATAGAGAATGAAAttgttaagaaaaaatataagcGCGTGAAAAAAGACTACAGACTTCTTTGGGGATACTACAACGATCTGTTGACCGAGAAGAAGTGGTATGTTACCGAGCGGATTGGTCTAAAAAAGATGATTGTTGCGTGTGGTGATCTGCTTGATCGTCCAAATGCTGTTGCACTGGATCAGAATGGTAACGCTGATGATTCTGAAGAGGATCCTGTGGCGCCACCTGGTTATGGAACTTTTCGCTCTTGA